The Polynucleobacter sp. TSB-Sco08W16 genome includes a region encoding these proteins:
- a CDS encoding MFS transporter: MAVRSWLKDFRVYLEWPCLRMLFLGFSAGLPLLLILGTLSFWLREAGIDRSTIGYLTWVGLIYAFKWVWAPLVDRVQIPFLTKLLGRRRSWLIFAQALIILGLVGMSTLDPKLALNSIVWCALLVAFGSATQDIALDAFRIESANSDHQAALAATYQTGYRLALIWAGAGALWLAARVETGAGYDASAWQFAYLCMAASIGVGVLTTLFSKEPARYELAKVRDAKAWLYQTLIEPFAEFIHRYRWHAILILSLIAIYRISDVVMGIMANPFYVDMGYTKDEVAAVSKVFGVVMTLVGAFVGGVLTLRFGVLRILFFGAVLSAVSNLLFAWLATQGHDLHGLIWVISADNLSSGIASAAFIAFLSSLTNIRYSATQYALFSSMMLLLPKWLAGFSGVFVDHYGYQAFFYGTAIIGAPVLVLIWATIHFQVVQIKKDGE, translated from the coding sequence ATGGCGGTTCGATCTTGGCTAAAAGACTTTCGAGTCTATCTCGAATGGCCCTGTCTGCGAATGTTGTTCCTCGGCTTTTCGGCTGGCCTACCTCTGTTATTGATTTTAGGAACTTTAAGTTTCTGGTTACGTGAAGCGGGCATTGATCGCAGCACGATTGGTTACCTCACCTGGGTGGGCTTAATTTATGCGTTCAAGTGGGTATGGGCGCCATTAGTCGATCGCGTACAAATTCCGTTTTTAACCAAGTTGCTGGGGCGCAGAAGAAGCTGGCTCATTTTTGCACAAGCGCTCATTATTCTTGGATTAGTGGGAATGTCGACGCTAGATCCTAAGCTTGCCTTGAACTCGATTGTTTGGTGTGCACTGCTGGTGGCATTTGGTTCTGCTACACAAGATATTGCTTTAGATGCATTTCGTATTGAATCCGCTAATAGCGATCATCAGGCAGCGCTTGCAGCAACCTATCAAACGGGTTATCGCTTAGCTTTGATTTGGGCTGGCGCAGGTGCTCTGTGGTTGGCTGCCAGGGTTGAAACGGGTGCCGGTTACGATGCGAGTGCATGGCAATTTGCCTACCTTTGTATGGCTGCCTCCATCGGGGTTGGCGTCCTAACAACCTTATTTAGTAAAGAGCCCGCACGTTATGAGTTGGCAAAGGTACGTGATGCAAAAGCATGGCTTTATCAAACTTTGATTGAGCCTTTTGCAGAATTTATCCATCGCTATCGTTGGCACGCCATCTTAATTTTGTCGCTCATTGCCATCTATCGAATTAGTGATGTAGTCATGGGCATCATGGCAAATCCTTTTTATGTTGATATGGGTTACACCAAAGACGAAGTTGCTGCAGTCAGTAAAGTATTTGGTGTGGTAATGACTTTGGTTGGCGCATTTGTCGGTGGTGTACTTACCCTGCGCTTTGGTGTTTTACGAATTTTGTTTTTCGGTGCCGTGTTATCTGCTGTAAGCAATCTTTTATTTGCTTGGCTTGCTACGCAGGGGCATGATTTACATGGTTTGATTTGGGTAATTTCTGCGGATAACTTAAGCTCAGGCATTGCTAGTGCTGCCTTTATTGCCTTCTTATCATCTCTGACTAATATTCGTTATTCAGCTACACAGTACGCGCTATTTAGCTCCATGATGCTGCTCCTGCCTAAGTGGCTTGCAGGCTTCTCAGGCGTATTTGTTGATCACTATGGATATCAGGCATTTTTCTATGGCACTGCCATTATTGGTGCGCCAGTCCTTGTGCTGATTTGGGCAACCATTCACTTTCAGGTCGTGCAGATTAAAAAAGACGGCGAGTAA
- a CDS encoding exodeoxyribonuclease III, which yields MLRIISANLNGIRSAVKKGFLPWATKQKADFICMQELKAQRDDLEDAILNPDGMHGFFHHAEKKGYSGCGIYTPHKPDEVLYGYGNDEFDAEGRYVEVRLKELSVISVYMPSGSSSPERQEAKYRYLDSFLPHLIKLKKSGREIVLCGDVNIAHHEIDLKNWKGNLKNSGFLPEERAWLTNLFDKVGYVDVYRKLEPEAGDSCYTWWSNRGQAYAKNVGWRIDYHISTPGIAATAKKTVVYKDERFSDHAPLTVDYDWKL from the coding sequence ATGTTACGCATCATTTCAGCGAACCTCAATGGTATCCGCTCTGCAGTTAAAAAAGGCTTCCTGCCATGGGCTACTAAGCAAAAGGCGGACTTTATCTGTATGCAAGAGCTCAAGGCTCAGAGGGATGACCTGGAGGATGCCATTCTCAATCCTGATGGAATGCACGGTTTCTTTCACCATGCGGAGAAGAAAGGCTATAGCGGCTGCGGAATTTATACCCCACACAAGCCCGATGAAGTTCTCTATGGATATGGCAACGACGAGTTTGATGCAGAGGGTCGCTATGTAGAAGTCCGCCTCAAAGAGCTCTCAGTAATCTCGGTATACATGCCTTCAGGTTCTAGCTCTCCAGAGCGCCAGGAGGCCAAATACCGCTATCTAGATAGCTTCTTACCCCATCTGATCAAACTTAAAAAGTCCGGACGAGAGATCGTGCTCTGTGGAGACGTCAATATTGCGCATCACGAGATCGATTTAAAAAACTGGAAAGGCAATCTTAAAAATTCAGGCTTCCTTCCAGAGGAGCGTGCATGGCTCACCAACCTCTTTGATAAAGTAGGTTACGTTGATGTGTATCGCAAGCTGGAGCCCGAGGCTGGAGACTCCTGCTACACCTGGTGGAGCAATCGTGGGCAGGCTTATGCAAAGAATGTCGGATGGCGCATTGACTATCACATCAGCACACCAGGTATTGCGGCTACTGCCAAAAAAACGGTTGTCTATAAAGATGAGCGCTTCTCAGATCATGCGCCATTGACTGTGGATTACGACTGGAAACTTTAA
- the pyrE gene encoding orotate phosphoribosyltransferase — protein sequence MSSNNSNQDNFIRFALEAKVLSFGEFKTKAGRLSPYFFNAGGFDDGARLGALGRYYAKALQESKLSFDMLYGPAYKGITLASATAIALADSGVNVPYAYNRKEAKDHGEGGVLVGAPVKGKVVIVDDVISAGTSVRESVDLIRKAGAEPVAVMIALDRMERSGTASEIGDKSAVQAVEQEFGLPVISIANLSGLMSFLTASNDTQLTNYLPAVTAYREKYGI from the coding sequence ATGAGCTCAAATAATTCAAATCAAGATAACTTTATTCGTTTTGCTTTAGAAGCAAAGGTTTTGTCCTTCGGGGAGTTTAAAACCAAAGCCGGCAGACTTTCGCCTTATTTCTTTAATGCGGGAGGATTTGATGATGGTGCTCGCTTAGGTGCCTTGGGCCGCTATTATGCGAAGGCCCTGCAAGAATCTAAACTTTCATTTGACATGCTTTACGGCCCCGCATACAAGGGCATTACACTGGCTTCTGCTACGGCTATTGCCTTGGCCGATAGCGGCGTTAATGTTCCATATGCCTATAACCGCAAAGAGGCGAAAGATCATGGCGAAGGCGGCGTCCTGGTAGGCGCACCAGTCAAAGGTAAGGTTGTCATCGTTGATGATGTTATTTCTGCAGGAACTTCCGTCAGGGAGTCAGTTGATTTGATTCGCAAAGCGGGTGCAGAGCCCGTGGCAGTAATGATTGCATTAGATCGCATGGAAAGGTCAGGCACTGCGAGTGAGATTGGCGATAAATCCGCTGTACAAGCGGTTGAGCAAGAATTTGGCTTGCCAGTGATCTCGATTGCAAACTTGTCTGGTTTGATGTCTTTTTTAACTGCTTCTAACGATACGCAGCTTACAAATTATTTACCGGCTGTAACAGCCTATCGCGAGAAATACGGCATCTAA
- the dapF gene encoding diaminopimelate epimerase, translating to MHGAGNDFIVLNGIDQDLSDITREQWQSLAHRQFGIGADQILLVEKATRPDADFRYRIFNADGGEVEQCGNGSRCFVRFVLDQGLSTKNPIRVEVAHTVLTLKSHADGQVEVDMGAPIFEHSQIPFNGHGLASMQEFHETLYALPLEHPATHDSFVGVLSMGNPHAVQVVGDIGSAPVLQEGPEIENHSAFPKKVNAGYMQIVNRNEIQLRVYERGAGETLACGTGACAAVVSGIHRGLLDSPVTVHTRGGDLQIAWGGITNDIVQPVIMTGPAVTVFEGETAI from the coding sequence ATGCATGGTGCTGGCAATGATTTCATTGTGCTCAATGGCATTGATCAGGATTTAAGTGACATCACTCGTGAACAATGGCAATCATTGGCTCATCGACAATTTGGCATTGGTGCAGATCAAATTCTTTTAGTAGAAAAAGCTACTCGGCCAGATGCTGATTTTCGCTATCGCATTTTTAATGCTGATGGTGGCGAAGTCGAGCAATGTGGCAATGGCTCTCGTTGCTTTGTACGCTTTGTACTTGATCAAGGTCTATCCACCAAAAATCCAATTCGTGTAGAAGTCGCACACACTGTGCTTACCCTTAAATCTCATGCAGACGGCCAAGTGGAAGTGGATATGGGTGCGCCTATTTTTGAGCACAGCCAAATCCCATTCAATGGGCATGGCTTAGCCAGCATGCAAGAGTTTCACGAAACACTGTATGCGCTTCCCCTAGAGCATCCTGCGACACACGATAGCTTTGTTGGCGTCCTATCGATGGGCAACCCTCATGCCGTTCAAGTGGTTGGTGATATCGGGAGCGCTCCCGTACTGCAAGAAGGCCCTGAAATCGAGAATCACTCTGCGTTTCCAAAAAAGGTTAATGCTGGCTATATGCAGATTGTTAATCGCAATGAAATTCAATTACGCGTCTATGAGCGAGGCGCTGGAGAGACCCTGGCTTGTGGCACAGGTGCTTGCGCAGCTGTAGTTTCTGGCATCCACAGGGGTTTACTAGATTCACCAGTCACAGTGCACACCCGCGGTGGCGATCTTCAAATCGCCTGGGGCGGAATTACCAATGACATCGTTCAGCCCGTCATCATGACCGGGCCCGCAGTAACTGTATTTGAAGGCGAAACTGCAATCTAA
- the metW gene encoding methionine biosynthesis protein MetW, translating to MSNVTKRADFAAIAKWIAPNSQVLDLGCGDGSFLEFLQKQKPVHAYGVEIDDARVLACVQKGLNVIQQDLEGGLALFEDNSFDTVVLSQTVQTIHQTEKILREVVRVGKESIVSFPNFGHWSHRLAVGLGRMPVSKSLPYQWYNTPNVRVLTVADFEKLASSLGLKVLDQCILHDGRQVTLMPNLFGSLALFRVCRA from the coding sequence ATGAGCAATGTCACGAAACGCGCTGACTTTGCGGCCATTGCTAAGTGGATTGCACCCAATAGCCAGGTGCTAGATCTGGGTTGTGGCGACGGCAGTTTCTTAGAGTTTTTACAAAAGCAAAAACCAGTGCACGCCTACGGTGTAGAAATTGATGATGCGCGCGTGCTTGCCTGTGTGCAAAAAGGTTTGAACGTCATTCAGCAAGACTTAGAGGGCGGTTTAGCGCTCTTTGAAGATAATAGTTTTGATACTGTTGTGTTGTCGCAGACGGTACAAACCATTCACCAAACTGAAAAGATTTTGCGTGAAGTCGTGCGCGTTGGCAAAGAGTCGATTGTGTCCTTTCCTAACTTTGGACATTGGTCACATCGGCTAGCAGTAGGTCTTGGGCGTATGCCTGTATCGAAGAGTCTGCCTTATCAGTGGTACAACACACCGAACGTACGCGTACTGACTGTAGCTGATTTTGAGAAGCTTGCATCTAGTCTTGGCCTCAAAGTACTTGATCAATGCATCTTGCACGATGGGCGACAGGTCACTCTGATGCCAAATCTATTTGGTAGCCTTGCTTTATTCCGCGTATGTCGTGCCTAG